caaattacacataataaaagtaaaataatacaaactaaagatgtttttaaacgtggtaatatttattgtatttgtgtactacgtagtgcttgagaggaaaagaggaagagagagaaagagagaaagagagagagagagagagagagagagagagagagagagagagagagagagagagagagagagagagagagagagagagagagagagagagtaaaagagagaaggagagagaggtgtcatactaaaatgcgcgaaatacttatccatagtatgttacactttttgttataacacagaaaaatattccctcttgatgtaacgatttcacgatagcttaggcgcgatgctacgataattatgcttaaaaattaatgttcaatatcatgtattgttaacacaacgaaggattttcttttataaccatagaaaatttacagtttcttctacttctaattgcattattaattacgacagattttcagtgacgtataatgtattaacgatagaagaaattcgaagttctctatcatatacaagagaaaatcatttctagttaaccatactaacgatacttgacataacattgatctctaattacctataattaccgtagaagttgcatcgaataatttatcctgaagtcgttagatcaaacgtgaatacttttctatcgtgttattttacaaagagtgcatattagggatagtattttgtgcatttcgtaatcttctaataagatggttacgaaaggagaatgtataaagaatcaatcgtgacaaatcttcgttaattcaatattccataaaaaacgatgagagaatttgatgcggcaaatgttatattatttgcaggttccatacgtttccatcgctttctctctttcgactttcttatttacaaaagtttgttacgatttaaatttgtcctatttttattaataattcataatctcgtcatgtaatcgcgagtatgcgtagtagccatcgacgcgagcttaggcgcggtgcggcgagacgtgggaacggcgacgacgccacgcttctccttctttcccccgccgccgccggcagccaatgcttgagacagtaggccgtgctatggctcgagcggctcgagcccttccttcggcgcgcaaggcgcgctctcattcgcataatttaaaaaatttatatctcgattattagcagaccgaacccacaacaatattgaacttttatgttcatctcgatcccatctacctttttatgaacagtgaccagtatgctctgggactcccgtATACTTATCACTATACTTAAACATTAAGGCAATTGCAAtcttgttttaaaaacaaagtcatattttgttgaacaacgattttgttaattttattgaaaatagtatattaaaataataaaaatgtagttatgcatttaaacaattatcaaAACTTTGTTCCTTTAAAAATAtgctgttttaaataattgaaccaaattgttatacatagatattttgtttataatatttgtaaaaaatatacatatatacgatacatttttaaataaaaataataagaaaatgtaagactaatttgataaatgtttgattatataaatatttaaatttgtatttaaaaagttattgttggtttttaataaatattaaatttattattttatttattttatataaggtTATGTCATAACTTGTTTCTAACACGAAATCTCGCTTTCTTAATATGTATCTCCATTAAATATTGGGCAAACATGTAATTacttaattgaatatattacaggATAACTTGTATGATGTCGAAAcgttataaaagatatttcggATTTAAGTGACCGTCAGTTCAACCGTCGCATAAAAAATGAAACGGAAGAAGCACTTGGATATgtttttgaaaacataaaagataataatgataatgcagataaaaaaataagaaaaggtATTTGTGCAAtgtacttatattattatatttaaaaattatacatatataatatataaaactattttattataagttaaatattgtgtatatatgtgtgtatactGTAATTTTTCGGCACAATGCTTGCATATAGGTAAAACAGACCAAACCGAGTAGAAAAGTCTTTTACCATTTTCCAATTGTGccatagttaacgagttaataattaagaaagaaatagCCATTTTGACCGGCCTACCGCCGAATGCCGGCAACGCGCTTCGTGCGTTGGCGTGGCTATTGCTGCTTGTAAACAATTCTCTGCGTGCCTAGAACCGCCGGGTGGACGCGCCGCGCGCTGCGGCGTCTCGCTGGGCGGTCCTGTCTCGCCGCGCGCTGCTGCACGCTGCCGCGAGCTTGCCGGCATTTGGCAGTAGGCCAAGCAAAATggctattttttcttaattaataactcaTTAACTATGGCACAATTGAAAAATGGTAGAAGATTTCTCTACTCGGTTTGGTCCGTCCTACCTCTATGCAAGCGTTGTGCCGAAAAATtacagacaccctgtataactTACCTACGATTGttcaaatttatcaataaattcaaggtaatcctttttctttgttcaataatacttaaatgtaaaataaagtaaatgtaaaataacattattaataaataaaaagcaagaaataagagaaacattaaaattctcttaatattttttattgtaatgtgTGGTTGTGAcgcatacataaaatttaacaaattacttgaaataaaatatttatcttaatgcaaattcataaattattacttttcgtATTCAactaatcaatataaaaaattactgaatatataaataattatttaatataatatgtatttataggCTCTTTCTTGTTGTATTGTTAAACAAGAAACGAAAGTCAATAAAAggaatatacaaatttaatcaacattattattatggaAAAGTTATTATCGAAGAATATTCTACTCGAAAACATGTTTGATTCTTCTAGtagtttatacaaatattaagtcATACAAATCTTACGCTATCTATTTTTCGATACAATTAtgttctacaaaattattttaattcttgcacAATAAATTCATCAACAAATGCCTGCTAAAAAGCATTCTACATGCACTAGAATGCTTTTTGCAGGCATCCAAGAGTAACATTTATTCATCTATTGTAACATCATTTATCATTCTACTAGGATGTAAGAATGCTTTTCGCAGGCATTTGTTGATGAATTCATTGTACaagaattaagtaattttgCAGAGAGAGAACACAACCCaaataacacaaatatttatcataaatccCATATAACATCGGatattctatgtatatgcattttttttccataatgtgaaaaaaatatcttgtatgttaaatgtatatacatctcacatacatgattcgaatatacattatggtatataaagtgtatatccattaatgtatttgatatgtatatacagcccacaatgttaaatgtatatacatctcacatacatgattcgaatatacattatggtatataaagtgtatatccattaatgtatttgatatgtatatacagcccacaatgttaaatgtatatacatctcacatacatgattcgaatatacattataatatataaagtgtatatccattaatgtatttgatatgtatatacagtgcacaatgttaaatgtatatacatctcacatacatgattcgaatatacattatagtatataaagtgtatatccattaatgtattcgATATGTATGTACCGtgcacaatgttaaatgtatatacatctcacatacatgattcgaatatacattatagtatataaagtgtatatccattaatgtatttgatatgtatgtaccgtgcacaatgttaaatgtatatacatctcacatacatgatttgaatatacattatggtatataaagtgcatatccattaatgtatttgatatgtatgtacagcgtacaatgataaatgtatatacatctcacatacatgattcgaatatacattatggtatataaagtgtatatccatttaatgtatttgatatgtatatacagcgcacaatgataaatgtatatacatcttatatacataatttgaatatacattatgaaaTATGATGTGTATATTCATTAATGAGTTTAGAATGTATATACAGCATAAAATGTTAagggccggttgttccaatttcttggtaaacttacctatcaagTAAGCGtgtgtctatttttatttcttttcttaaataaataaagacaatcatatatttacctgatgAGTTTAGAATGTATATACAGCATAAAATGTTAagggccggttgttccaatttcttggtaaacttacctatcaagTAAGCGtgtgtctatttttatttcttttcttaaataaataaagacaatcatatatttacctgataggtaagtttaccaagaagttggaacaattatcgtcctaaataatatatatacatcttaTCTAAGACATCTTTGGGATGATGAACATCTTTGGAACATCTTTAAGATATGCgtgtctaaaaaatatatattttttatatatatacaattgcaaatataaataatttgtatataacttGCTGCATTACCGTCTTAATATAGTTTAGAAATAagatgattataaaatatctgttctataaaataatattattaaatttgcatacattatatatatatatatatatatatatatacatatagtgtgtgtgcgcgcgcgcgcgtgtgcgtgcgtgtgtgcgtgcatgtgtgcgtgcgtatgtCGGAGCATGTGGCCAGaggctctattcttgaattcattcgcaagagaaacgtattcgcaaattctgatcttacagaaaagttggaaatttattggctatcgtatggctattaaccaataaacttacagctttctgttagagcgagtacttgcgtatacgtttctcttgcgaataaattcaagaatcgagcccctggtgcgacaagttaaagtgagacaaatatattttttcttattttaacttattgcaccagtgcagcagtatAGCTAAAAAGAACATGCCTATGGCGACACGAACAAACCACGAAAGTCTTTCTTGCATATCGCGAATCGCGACCACGTGGTTGCGTAAAACGTTCTGCGCAGCACGTGTACGCGATCAGGCGATCAGGCTCATGCATGTTATCCTCACATTTTCAGCAGCGagcaattatttcaaaaagtatTGTTACTGTGATATTGATATTCGATTCTTTGCGCCTAAAGTTTTTGTTGTGTGAGCTGGTATATTGAAGATAACTGGTATACTGCTACATATtgcataatttgcatattcGTTGATTCGAGTATTAGACAAAATTGTCTTGAAGTAAGTACAAtccattatacataaaatacacatatttataatttttaaacactcTTTTTTATCCTATTCAGTATTAGTTTAACCTCTGTTTTGGCTATGGATaagttaagaattaaaaataaaataaaattccacagaaatcttaaaaataagctACATCGATCTGCAgaacttattaataataattctgtaTCATCTTTTAATTCTCATATCAATGATAGCGTTAGAGAAATTGTAATTGATAATATTGctactaataatttaatattgcctACAAACTCAAGCTGTAATGATGTAAATGTCAATATTCCATACAATAATGAGTTAGTAGATAGTTTAATATTGCCTACAAATTCATGttgtaataatgatataaacgTCAATGTTCCATACAATGATGTTGAAGAATTATCGAATAATAttgaacataataataataaaaatgatatatcgTTAACTTCAAAATTAGCTGCATGGgctataaaagataatataactttaacaGCGTTAGGAAATTTACTTTCTATAATACGAGAAATACCGGGATGTAACAATATTCCAAAAGATCCAAGAACTGTTGTAAAAACAcctagtaaaataattgtaacacCTTTAGGTTCCgggacatatttttattttggtatagagaaaacattaaatttattttgtataaatcataaaatcagCATAGAACAAAATGAAGAGTTTTTATTAGCTGTCAATATTGATGGTTTACCGTTAAGCAAAAGCTCTAATAGTTCGTTTTGGCCAATTTTATGCTCagtaaaatcaataaaagttCTTATAAACCACGTATTTTTAGTTGCTTTATATCATGGTTCGGAAAAACCAAAATCTgctaatgatttttttaaagattttgtaAATGAATGTACTTATCTATCAATTAatggaatattaataaattcttttcgaTACAAATTccgaattttaatgttaatttgtgATTCTCCGGCAAAAGCTTATgctttatctattaaaaatcatACAGGTCATTTTTCATGCACAAAATGTGAAGAAGAAGGTGAAATGTTTAATCATGTACTATGCTTTACAGAGACAGAACGTTTTTACAAAagaactgatattttatttagaaccaTTGCTCAACCAGAATATCATATTGGCAAAACTATACTATTAGATATACCAAACTTTAACATAATAGACGGTGTACCAATAGATTATATGCATAATCTGTTATTAGGTGGCATGAAAAGACTTCTTTGCCACAAACGGTATGGATGGATTTATGGTAAACCACCTCATAAATTACGAGCTcgtgatgtaaataaaatttcagaaaatcttctaaaattaaaacgaCATGTTCCTTATGAGTTTTCTAGAAAAACACGTTCTATAATTGAGTGTAAGAGATATAAAGCTAcagaatttagattttttttgctCTATGCTGGTCCTGTAGTTTTAAAAGAAGTTTTAtcatctaaaatttataataattttattacattaagtCTTGCAAGCTCTATAATGATAAGTCAACATTATTcgagaaatgaaaattatgtaacatatGCTCACAATTTAATGAAGCATTTTGTTTGTcagtgtattaaaatttatggtCCAGACTTTGTATCACACAACATACATAACTTTTTGCATTTAAGTGATTGCGTAAAATTATATGGTTCACTTGACAATTTTAGCGCTTTTCCGTTCGAAAATTATATGCaacaattaaagaagaaaattcgCAAATCAGCTCTGCCTTTACAGCAAGTTATACACCGCGTGCTTGAGGAAAGTAATATTACTCaacataactttaataatattacaaacaatgattcttttaatttcaaactATCGATAGAACATTTTGATGGTCCTTTgacaaataattgtacatcTCCACAATATAAAAGACTAcagacaaataattattacttagacatttcaaaaaatgctgataaatttgtagaattaaaaaataatgtaataattgaaattaaaaattttgctttttatgAAAACGTTGTACGTTTATTAGGATACACATATAATaaggaagataatttttattcaaaaattgtgTTCATCATCTTTATttgatattcaatatataaaaaaagataataactCACTTCAAGTATGGAATATTGACtttattaagagaaaattagTAGTATTACCTTATAAAAACAAGCTTATTTCATTTCCATTATTGCATATGTAAATTACTGTTAATTGAATTTcagaaatgtataattttaattgttaaaatttatattatttttatataatatataatatataaattataatttatacaatatataaatgtttattattattatttatacttttacattttttacataaaatcttatttattcttattataaataattcaaagtaTGAAATTagttttagtattttataaacttgttacttgttattttatcttttgtaatttatggtttttttattataaaatattcaacacGGCTTAATGACAAGATGACCTGgcttgttataaaatttgacgATGAAGATGCAGTAGAAGCTGTTCCGAATACGTGGTACATCGACAAAAATTCACAATGTTATTGGCCACCAAAAGGCACTATACAACATgttataatagattttataaaaaagaagcaTCTTCCTACGACAGACTGGATGCTTTATAAAGCTAGTTGTTTGGGCACTTATGGTAaagtatacacacacacacacacacacacacacacacacacacacacacacaatattatattacagtaTTGATttgtaatatgaaataatattaaatatatatacatatacacacatatacacacatacgaaatatatatacatatatatatatgtgtgtatatatatattgtgtatttgtttagcaaatatatattttatattttataaatcttttgtatatatatacatatatatatagcaacTATATTACATAAGTAATAATCGtacatattgtttattaagattatttatttttaattaaaaacaactctgtatttattttttactttttagatcaaattttaaatgacttatacatttatatatttaatttttattttaattttaattgatattgatttaaataattattattttgtagatacttataaaaaagCGCATCAAAAAGCAAATAAGGCAAAAAGTACAAATAATCTGGCTTCTAATAGTGAAGAGTTAACACAGAAAAAGAGacgtaatatgaaaaataaaaagcgcaATTACATATCTGAAAGTGAATCATTCTCTGAAAGAGATATATCATCTGCAGATGATGAAGTGTATCCTGATCCTGATGTTTTAAATCTTGACAAACAAATCGACTCAAtcaatagtaaataaaaaatatgatgtttacataagatatcatatttattaataaaaaatttattaagaatatttttaatgaaaaatatttataataaagataattaatattagaaaatgcagaaatataaaaaaacataagaaacaaataagaaaaatttaagattttaattgcattttattttatattgctttaAACTAATACtaacttaaaatttgtaacagctattaatatataaaaaaatataattatacgtgaagatatatttaatttacatttttttctaggaATGAAAActcaaatagaaaataacactcataagaataataaagcCAGAATTACTACTATTTCTGATAATATTACTCCTATTGCTAATATTCTTGACTCAAGTCGTAAATCTAACTCGGCTTTGGAATTAAATTCTGGTGAAAAAGATGGTTcgtatatttcataatttattgctCTAGATAtgcgtatacatataataaagtaaatcttaaaattattgaaagaaatatatatgtaactaatataaaaaaaaattactacaaaataatttataattatttacattttagaatttaaaaaacggaTTTTCAGAGAATTACACATTCTGAgtttaaaaattgatgataTTTCTGAAGGTGTAAATGTCCTACTGAAAAAGAAAGCAGATGCTGAAGTACAAAAACCTGTATGTAAGGAAATTCCCGAAATTATGCAATCATTTCCCGTAAATGATAATTCTTTGGTTAAATTAGAGGACTGGTTAATACAATCTGAAGAGAATAAAGCAATTTTGGtaagagaaattaaaatattttttctattaaataaagtataaaaaattatatatatatttttttaattgacattatttatactgtaattaGTAAAacaaatacttaaattttgtgtgtgtgtgtgtgtgtgtgtatgtgtgtaattatcttatattatcatatgtaattttacaattttgtaatatatttaataacataaataattttttatatattttatttatatcatatatattatacttaattctttatatttaaaagaatctgtaaaaattttacactattatatttaataatattaattattacactgttatatttaaaatataaataaatataatctttttattttagtctCAAAATTTAAGTCGCATTGGAGGATGTACTCTTAAAGAAATTGTTCGGAGAATTATGTATTGCATTTTTACTAACGAAGTGGGTATATCTTACTCCTGGGAAggagcaaagaaaaaaaaagtttttaaaaatttagctgtgGCGTCTGTGATTTTGtgtaagttattatttttataattatatattcttatttattaaattaagttttgaagtttttgtcttttctaatttcaacaaaataaataataaagtatttttttaataaaaatatatttaattaagaaagaaaacaaaagaaagtatatttacagtactgttaaaaaatatcatatgtatctttataaaagttgtaaagttttttttaatgtttatttcttatttaaatatgtatatttttaaatatattttattatttatttgttgtatatacatatgtatcaatatttttttattttgtattattgtgtgtgtgtgtgtgtgtgtgtgtgtgtgtgtgtgtgtgtgtgtgtgtacatatattttgtatgtaaatttttttataatatcatgtgaaaatatttaattaattaaagatatacaaatttttaaaattttacagctGCTGTACgtcttaataaaaacatgCAAGAATGTACAGACTCAGAAATCATATGCTTTGTAAAAGCGTGGCTTGTGAGAAGTAAAGATCGCTTTAATAATAACAGGGACAAAAATATAGCTCCTCAAAGAGTTGAAACAATTGAAGAcaactaaataataatgaaacaatCTCAAATAAAGAttcgaaatattttagtttttagaAGGAAGGAAGAGTGCAATTagtgttacaattttttttattttataaagtaaatttaaaaatttatgttatattacatgtgtattaattaatacgtctaatttatttgaaaaaaacattgcCTAGTATAAATATACTCGGTTgtttatacatgtaaaattatatgactttttaagtaaataaaactattgtatatttttatatctgcaatataaaatcattataaaataagattctgTTCACACATGTACATTGCacattcatataatataaacaaacttACATGTATTACACTACGCATCGAAATTTAAGTGTCTATATGAATGAATTTATGCATCGAAACACatcatatacatgtatatgtatatataattgaaataatatacatagaaGAGATTCAAAtagtgtatgtatatgtgtgtgtgtgtgtgtgtgtgtgtgtgtatatatacacacatacatgattatgtatataatttatgtatatatactctgtatatacatttttatatagcacgtatgtacataccagGAACAGTAATGacttaatacataaatttatgtgcatatgtatgtactccaatttatgataattattcaTGTGTTAAAACATTCCTATCCTTTTCTACATAGACGGCATTCTGACATTTATTGTCTCATTACTAAAAGtctattgtgtgtgtgtgtgtgtgtgtgtgtgtgtgtgtgtatgatgtatgtaaactatagattttcagtataGTAAATATCAGAATGCAGCTTATTTAACGAACACGggaatagaaatattttaacacataaatttatacacatattgaaacatatgtatgtacataaattcttgttagtacattatttttaactgattgtaatatgttaaacatatcaatgagtTGTGAATCGCTGTTTGCATTGGATCTTAGTGatggatataattcttttattaaattttcttagcGATTTTCTTTCGATTGAGCATCGAAATTTAGCTTAGTTACTGTGTCATAAGTCTGACGAATCCTGTCGGCGCAGTTTAAAATAcagctaagaaaattaaatttaataaaagaattatatccatCACTAAGATCCGATGCAGACCGACAGGTGATTCacaatttattgatataaattcatGTGTTAAGACATTGCTATTTCTGGTATTGTACGTGTTATATaaagaatgtatatataaagtatattaatacataaactaCTAATCATGTACATATTGTAgatattgtacatacatatatatatactcctAAATCTTCTATGTACATTATTATAgcattacatatatacatttcatattttatgtatctaCATGCTATGTATctacataaaaaagtatatacagaatatatataaatgcatatacatggaatatacataaatatatatttaggtATACACTCggttttatttgcatatacaTTTCACgttttttgtatgtatatacaattgcATCAAGTATATACTTAAAACATATCTACAATATACATACTATCTAATGTGtgtacaaatgtatatatacatattacatataataatgtatatacagaatatacatacatacaatatacatatcatatacatatgtatatattatgaatCTCCAATGTACATTAACCTGGTTTCATTTTCACATACATTTCACAtccagtgtatatatattacacgaaaaaagtatatacctgGAATATGTAATgtacataaatgtatgtacaatgtatgtactaagtatatttttatgtatatatataatatatacatattacatataataatgtatatacagaatatacatacatattatatacatatgtatatactatggatcttttatgtacattaaCCCGGTTTCATTTGCACATACATTTCACAtccaatgtatataaattacatgaagaaagtatatacctggaatatgtaatatacataaatgtatgtacaatgtatgtactgagtatatttttatgtatatatatataatatatacatattacatataataatgtatatacagaatgtacatacatacaatatacatattatatacatatgtatatactatggatcttttatgtacattaaCCCGGTTTCATTTGCACATACATTTCACATccattgtatataaattacatgaagaaagtatatacctggaatatgtaatatacataaatgtatgtacaatgtatgtactgagtatatttttatgttttgtgggatatttctaaatattttacaaattaatttttaaaaaatattttaaagattatataactatttttcataaactatttagaaataatactatttagaaataatacaaaaattattatcaacaatatacagggtgtttggtatttttttttatggggtatttatgagcaggtagagcgcattaaactgaacagaaaagtcctttagcgtttttctattttcgcaatagtttaCGAGTTATGGACTTGCAAAATTtcctgtattagcccggcctaccagCAAATGCAAGCGCACCGAGCGCCCGGCCGCCCCCGCCAGCGCTTGAGCTtagagattgctaggcgcgcggggggagttgttacaacaagcagcaatggctacgcacgaGCGACGCGTAACGCTGGATTCTCCCTTTGAGTTATAATAGttccttactttttttaatgaatataaaattttctaacgacaaaaagtatgtgtgtacgtgtacatacatatgttcAGAGAAATATCAGTTCTGATGCTTAAAGAAGCgattactaaattaatttttttaataaataacgattatttttaataaaagatatattttttgatgatagtcttaaacgtcgtaaattgtcattataaattaaaagaaaaaactgtTATCATGTGctcgaaaaaagaatttatagttcttcaaaaaacattacaaaattttatcgattaaaatcaaaataacaaccaaataaaatttttgttttatctttatattcttaattaaaaattaaataactagaaaatttatatttttaataaaattaatccccGTGATCGACTTATAATACACAGAGAAAactctttataataaaaattactattgtaaGTAGTAGGTAAACGCGGacc
Above is a genomic segment from Monomorium pharaonis isolate MP-MQ-018 unplaced genomic scaffold, ASM1337386v2 scaffold_67, whole genome shotgun sequence containing:
- the LOC114254085 gene encoding uncharacterized protein LOC114254085, whose product is MTWLVIKFDDEDAVEAVPNTWYIDKNSQCYWPPKGTIQHVIIDFIKKKHLPTTDWMLYKASCLGTYDTYKKAHQKANKAKSTNNLASNSEELTQKKRRNMKNKKRNYISESESFSERDISSADDEVYPDPDVLNLDKQIDSINRMKTQIENNTHKNNKARITTISDNITPIANILDSSRKSNSALELNSGEKDEFKKRIFRELHILSLKIDDISEGVNVLLKKKADAEVQKPVCKEIPEIMQSFPVNDNSLVKLEDWLIQSEENKAILSQNLSRIGGCTLKEIVRRIMYCIFTNEVGISYSWEGAKKKKVFKNLAVASVILSAVRLNKNMQECTDSEIICFVKAWLVRSKDRFNNNRDKNIAPQRVETIEDN